The Staphylococcus carnosus genome has a segment encoding these proteins:
- a CDS encoding glycosyl hydrolase family 28-related protein, with product MIINPVHFGLTGKHKHKDTKALQRALNLAKKHPGSIVYIPAGTYYIKRALTIFEGTTLFLNEEAVLQRHCKDTLLKNGWRYGQYYGYHGNSHIHIIGGTFDMNGSRIPDNNTTMCMGHAKDILLYNVTIKDVVGGHGIDACGVDGLVITRCNFEGFLDVNGDRSFSEAIQLDIQVPGAFPKFGTRDGTITQNVSISECYFGPSETPGFSSWNRAVGSHASRNNKYYTNIFISKNTFHQTGDYALTPLKYKDTYIMDNHFIDCNGGIRFLGTKDDKNTADVQSGRVTGPQGGSDLNIINNRFEGAMQKDAIHIRNYRNVQHQSVLIADNYFGNSQQAIHLEDINQLIVDQPELSLKQVTLKNITSETLFLK from the coding sequence ATGATTATCAACCCTGTTCATTTTGGTCTTACCGGAAAACATAAACATAAAGACACGAAAGCATTGCAACGCGCTTTAAACTTGGCTAAAAAACATCCTGGCAGTATTGTTTATATACCTGCTGGCACGTATTATATAAAACGTGCTTTGACGATTTTTGAAGGAACTACTTTGTTTTTAAATGAAGAAGCGGTTTTACAACGCCACTGTAAAGATACCTTATTAAAAAATGGATGGCGTTACGGTCAGTACTATGGCTATCATGGTAACAGTCATATCCATATTATCGGCGGGACATTTGATATGAATGGTTCTCGTATTCCAGACAATAATACTACGATGTGCATGGGACATGCAAAAGATATATTGTTATATAATGTCACTATCAAAGATGTGGTAGGTGGTCATGGTATTGATGCCTGCGGTGTTGATGGATTAGTGATTACTCGCTGTAATTTCGAGGGCTTTTTAGACGTGAATGGTGATCGCAGTTTTTCAGAAGCGATTCAACTTGATATTCAAGTACCAGGAGCATTTCCGAAATTCGGTACACGTGATGGTACTATTACTCAAAATGTATCGATTTCTGAGTGTTATTTCGGTCCGTCAGAAACACCTGGTTTCAGTAGTTGGAATCGTGCTGTCGGGTCACATGCTTCTCGCAATAATAAATACTATACAAATATTTTTATTTCTAAAAATACTTTTCATCAAACAGGTGACTATGCGTTAACGCCACTTAAATATAAAGACACTTATATTATGGATAATCATTTTATTGATTGTAATGGCGGTATTCGTTTTCTTGGTACTAAGGATGATAAGAATACTGCCGATGTTCAATCAGGAAGGGTTACTGGCCCTCAAGGCGGTTCTGATCTCAATATTATTAATAACCGCTTCGAAGGTGCCATGCAAAAAGATGCCATTCATATTCGTAATTATCGAAACGTGCAGCATCAAAGTGTGCTGATTGCTGATAATTATTTTGGGAATTCACAACAAGCGATTCATTTAGAAGATATTAATCAACTTATTGTCGATCAACCAGAGTTGTCTTTAAAGCAAGTGACTTTAAAAAATATTACGAGTGAAACCCTTTTTTTGAAATAG
- a CDS encoding cysteine hydrolase family protein: MTKHALIVVDYSYDFVAPDGKLTCGEPGQAIDNFIAKRMETFDAKGDEIFIMMDLHYENDENHPESKLFPPHNIEGTPGRELYGKVKDVYDKIKNHNNVHFLDKRRYDSFFGTPLDSLLRERDIKEIEIVGVCTDICVLHTAVSAYNKGYDVTIPESGVASFNPAGHDFALEHFKNVLGAKVE, encoded by the coding sequence ATGACAAAGCATGCTTTAATTGTTGTGGATTATTCATATGATTTTGTAGCACCAGATGGCAAGTTGACTTGCGGTGAACCTGGACAAGCTATCGATAATTTTATTGCAAAACGCATGGAAACATTTGATGCAAAAGGGGATGAGATTTTTATCATGATGGATTTACATTATGAGAATGACGAAAACCATCCTGAAAGTAAGTTATTCCCGCCGCACAATATTGAAGGCACACCAGGTAGAGAATTATATGGCAAAGTTAAAGATGTTTATGACAAAATTAAAAATCATAATAATGTACATTTCTTAGATAAACGCCGCTATGATTCTTTCTTTGGCACGCCATTAGACAGCTTGCTGCGTGAACGTGATATTAAAGAAATTGAAATAGTAGGAGTATGTACAGATATTTGTGTACTGCATACAGCTGTTTCAGCATATAATAAAGGGTATGATGTTACTATACCTGAAAGTGGTGTAGCATCATTTAATCCAGCAGGTCACGATTTTGCCTTGGAACATTTTAAAAATGTACTAGGTGCAAAGGTAGAATAA
- a CDS encoding manganese-dependent inorganic pyrophosphatase: MESTYIFGHKSPDTDAINSAIIMAEFEKLNGNDSAKAYRLGKVNPETQYALDYFKAEAPELLTEDLTDKDVILVDHNEFQQSADTIESAKIRHVVDHHRIANFHTAAPLYYRAEPLGCTATILYKMFKEQGFEIKPQIASLMLSAIISDSLLFKSPTCTEQDKAAAQALENIAGVDAQEYGLEMLKAGASTVDKSPVEIINADAKTFNMGDYSVRIGQVNTVDVNEILARQAELEQAITETLSGAEYDIFVLVATDILNSDSTILVLGKDKDKIAKAFDVELDNNTAFLPGVVSRKKQIVPPITAALS, translated from the coding sequence ATGGAAAGTACTTACATTTTCGGGCATAAAAGTCCAGATACTGATGCAATTAACTCAGCAATTATCATGGCTGAATTTGAAAAATTAAATGGTAATGATTCTGCGAAAGCATATCGTTTAGGGAAAGTGAACCCTGAAACACAATATGCTTTAGATTATTTTAAAGCAGAAGCACCAGAATTATTGACTGAAGATTTAACAGATAAAGATGTTATCTTAGTCGATCACAATGAATTCCAACAAAGCGCAGATACAATTGAAAGCGCGAAGATTCGCCACGTTGTGGATCATCACAGAATTGCTAACTTCCATACTGCAGCACCTTTATACTATCGTGCTGAACCGCTTGGATGTACAGCAACAATTCTTTATAAAATGTTTAAAGAACAAGGATTTGAAATTAAACCGCAAATTGCAAGTTTAATGTTATCAGCAATTATTTCTGATAGTTTATTATTCAAATCACCAACTTGCACTGAACAAGATAAAGCAGCAGCACAAGCTTTAGAAAATATTGCAGGTGTGGATGCACAAGAATATGGTTTAGAAATGTTGAAAGCAGGTGCTTCAACAGTAGATAAATCACCTGTTGAAATCATCAATGCAGATGCAAAAACATTTAATATGGGAGACTATTCTGTAAGAATCGGTCAAGTCAACACTGTAGACGTAAATGAAATTCTTGCACGTCAAGCTGAATTAGAACAAGCGATTACTGAAACATTAAGCGGTGCAGAATATGACATCTTCGTATTGGTTGCAACTGATATCTTGAATAGTGACTCAACAATTCTTGTACTTGGTAAAGACAAAGATAAAATTGCAAAAGCATTTGATGTTGAATTAGATAACAACACTGCATTCTTACCAGGTGTTGTATCACGTAAAAAACAAATTGTACCACCAATCACAGCTGCATTATCATAA
- a CDS encoding aldehyde dehydrogenase produces MKTIQERFNDCQGYYKTQITKDIKYRRKQLKNLKKAINQHEKQLLAALHLDLGKNKVEAYATEIGMVLKSISNARKEIHKWTKTKQVNTPLYLFPAKSYIKKEPLGTVLIIGPFNYPVQLVFEPLIGAIAAGNTAIVKPSELTPNVANVISKIIEDAFEEAYITTVEGGVEETQMLLEQPFDYIFFTGSEKVGKIVYEAASKQLIPVTLELGGKSPVIIDETANLKVASERIAMGKFTNAGQTCVAPDYILIQESVQDEFIQALSKTIEEFYGRNPENSPDFGRIVNRKHFARLQHLLQDSTGDVVIGGETNPESRYVSPTIVKDVKAEDPLMQEEIFGPILPLMTYTELDTAIDFIAERPKPLALYLFSEDENCTDRVLNELSFGGGAINDTMLQLANPNLPFGGVGASGFGKYHGKYSFYTFTHEKSYIYKTTRLESGLIFPPYKGKFSYVKNLFK; encoded by the coding sequence TTGAAAACGATTCAAGAACGATTTAATGACTGCCAAGGTTATTATAAAACCCAAATTACAAAAGATATTAAATATCGCAGAAAACAATTAAAAAACTTGAAAAAAGCAATCAATCAACATGAAAAGCAATTACTAGCAGCGTTGCATTTAGATTTAGGAAAAAACAAAGTAGAAGCATATGCTACTGAAATAGGTATGGTATTGAAAAGCATCAGCAATGCTCGAAAAGAAATACATAAATGGACTAAAACGAAACAAGTCAATACACCTTTATATCTCTTCCCGGCAAAAAGCTATATTAAAAAAGAACCGCTTGGGACAGTATTGATAATCGGGCCGTTTAATTATCCTGTACAACTTGTTTTTGAGCCGCTGATCGGAGCGATTGCGGCGGGGAATACAGCTATTGTAAAACCTTCTGAATTAACTCCTAATGTAGCTAATGTTATTTCTAAAATAATTGAGGATGCATTTGAAGAAGCATATATTACAACGGTTGAAGGCGGCGTAGAAGAAACGCAGATGTTATTAGAACAACCGTTTGATTATATATTCTTTACAGGCAGTGAAAAAGTAGGAAAGATTGTATATGAAGCGGCAAGCAAACAATTGATACCTGTGACTTTGGAGTTAGGTGGCAAATCTCCTGTTATTATTGATGAAACAGCTAACTTGAAAGTAGCAAGCGAACGTATTGCGATGGGGAAATTTACTAATGCGGGTCAAACATGTGTCGCACCAGATTACATTTTAATTCAAGAATCAGTGCAAGATGAATTTATCCAGGCATTAAGTAAAACCATTGAAGAATTTTATGGAAGAAATCCAGAAAACAGTCCGGATTTTGGCCGTATTGTGAATCGTAAACATTTTGCGCGCTTGCAGCATTTACTGCAAGATAGCACTGGAGATGTTGTAATCGGTGGAGAGACTAATCCAGAAAGCCGTTATGTGTCACCGACTATTGTAAAAGATGTTAAAGCAGAGGATCCGTTGATGCAAGAGGAAATTTTTGGTCCGATATTACCGTTGATGACATATACAGAATTAGATACGGCCATTGATTTTATTGCAGAGCGTCCTAAACCATTAGCGTTATATTTATTCAGCGAGGATGAAAATTGTACAGATCGCGTGTTGAATGAATTGTCATTCGGCGGTGGTGCTATCAATGATACAATGCTTCAATTAGCAAATCCGAACTTGCCGTTCGGCGGTGTAGGTGCTTCTGGATTTGGTAAATATCATGGTAAGTACTCATTCTATACTTTTACACATGAAAAATCTTATATTTATAAAACAACGCGTTTAGAATCAGGTTTGATTTTCCCTCCTTATAAAGGCAAATTCTCTTATGTTAAAAATTTATTTAAATGA
- a CDS encoding ATP-binding cassette domain-containing protein: MVKTDTIRVHGARQNNLKDVSLDIPKHEITVFTGRSGSGKSSLVFSTLAAESERLLNETYSTYIQNQLTQYEKPDVDLIENLPVAMIINQKRLGGNSRSTVGTISDIYASVRLLWSRIGTPFVGYSDIFSFNNPKGMCETCSGLGYVEDIDLNELLDYNKSLNEDAIKFPSFRPDSWRGKRYLYSGLFDNDKKLKDYTEEEMNTFLYTEPTKLKNPPSNWPRTAKFEGLIHRFRRSFLLNDNFEKNKFRSDIDRVVTSKVCPTCHGKRLNQKVLSCKINGLDIADFTNLPIDEAIAFLEQIDSTKAKYIIEPLMQQLKSLSYIGLNYLSLSRETPTLSGGESQRIKLIRHLNSPLSDLVYIIDEPSVGLHPEDIQRINEIIISLKEKGNTVLVVEHDPDVIKIADHVVDLGPFAGKNGGKITFEGTYEALLSSDTSTGKALRRKHHLKKHPIQNEDKIHLSHISRNNIQDVSVELPKNAMTVVTGVAGSGKSSLISAGFEHQDNVTFIDQKPVHASNRSNLLTYLNIFDDVRSFFSKETGMKKSMFSYNSEGACPQCHGKGVLKTELAFMPDFTQICDVCNGTRYRPEVLEAKVDGYSIADILSLTVDEAIAFFNSNPKIAEPLQALKATGLDYMTLGQSLDTLSGGEIQRVKLSRYLTESASVENQIFIFDEPTTGLHEDDIPILLDSFNHLIAQNNTVILIEHNLTMMTEADWIIDIGPYAGSKGGKLLFEGLPNKLLEVDQSVTAQHLRRYLAD, encoded by the coding sequence ATGGTTAAAACGGATACAATACGCGTACATGGCGCAAGACAAAACAATTTAAAGGATGTCTCACTCGATATTCCTAAACATGAAATCACAGTATTTACAGGACGTTCTGGTTCTGGTAAATCTTCTTTAGTTTTCAGCACTTTAGCAGCAGAGTCCGAACGTTTATTAAATGAGACGTACTCTACATATATTCAAAATCAACTTACACAATATGAAAAACCTGATGTAGATTTAATTGAAAATCTTCCTGTAGCGATGATTATCAATCAAAAGCGCTTAGGCGGCAACTCGCGCTCTACAGTCGGAACAATATCTGATATTTATGCTTCTGTTCGTTTATTATGGTCTAGAATCGGAACACCTTTTGTCGGCTATTCTGATATTTTTTCTTTTAATAATCCGAAAGGCATGTGCGAAACTTGTTCTGGTTTAGGTTATGTTGAAGATATCGATTTAAATGAATTGCTTGATTATAATAAATCATTAAATGAAGATGCAATTAAATTCCCTTCTTTTAGACCAGATAGCTGGCGTGGTAAACGCTATTTATATTCAGGATTATTTGATAATGATAAAAAATTAAAAGATTACACAGAGGAAGAAATGAATACATTTTTATATACTGAACCGACTAAATTAAAAAATCCACCTAGCAATTGGCCACGCACTGCTAAATTCGAAGGGTTAATTCATCGATTCAGACGCTCTTTCTTACTAAATGATAATTTTGAGAAAAATAAATTCCGTAGTGATATTGATCGTGTAGTAACTTCTAAAGTATGTCCTACTTGTCATGGCAAACGATTAAACCAAAAGGTATTGAGCTGTAAAATTAATGGTTTAGATATTGCTGATTTTACTAACTTGCCTATCGACGAAGCAATTGCATTTTTAGAACAGATTGATTCAACGAAAGCAAAATATATTATTGAGCCTTTAATGCAGCAATTAAAGTCTTTGAGTTATATCGGTTTAAATTATTTATCACTTTCAAGAGAAACGCCTACTTTATCAGGCGGTGAATCCCAAAGAATTAAATTAATTCGACACCTTAACAGCCCACTCAGTGATTTAGTTTATATTATCGACGAACCAAGTGTCGGTTTGCACCCAGAAGATATTCAACGCATTAACGAAATTATTATTTCTTTAAAAGAAAAAGGAAATACCGTACTCGTTGTCGAACACGATCCAGATGTCATTAAAATAGCAGATCATGTTGTAGATTTAGGACCATTTGCTGGAAAAAACGGCGGCAAGATTACTTTCGAAGGTACTTATGAAGCATTACTTTCATCTGATACAAGTACTGGCAAAGCGTTAAGACGTAAACATCATCTGAAAAAGCACCCTATTCAAAATGAAGATAAAATTCATTTATCGCACATCTCTAGAAACAATATTCAAGATGTGTCAGTTGAACTCCCTAAAAATGCGATGACAGTAGTTACAGGTGTTGCCGGTTCAGGAAAAAGTTCATTAATAAGTGCTGGTTTCGAACACCAAGACAACGTAACATTTATCGATCAAAAACCTGTACATGCTTCTAATCGTTCTAATCTATTGACCTATTTAAATATTTTTGATGATGTAAGAAGTTTCTTCAGCAAAGAGACAGGCATGAAAAAAAGTATGTTCAGCTATAATTCAGAAGGCGCTTGTCCTCAATGCCACGGCAAAGGTGTATTAAAAACTGAACTTGCCTTTATGCCAGACTTCACTCAAATATGTGATGTCTGCAACGGAACAAGATACCGTCCAGAAGTACTAGAAGCTAAAGTAGACGGTTATTCAATCGCTGACATCTTATCTCTTACAGTAGACGAAGCCATCGCATTCTTTAACAGCAATCCAAAAATTGCCGAACCGCTTCAAGCACTCAAAGCTACAGGCTTAGATTACATGACACTCGGACAATCCTTAGATACACTATCCGGCGGTGAAATCCAACGCGTTAAACTCAGCCGCTATCTAACAGAATCAGCCTCTGTGGAAAACCAAATCTTCATCTTTGATGAACCGACAACTGGCCTTCATGAAGATGACATTCCTATTTTATTAGATAGTTTTAACCATTTGATTGCCCAAAACAACACAGTCATACTCATCGAACATAATTTAACGATGATGACTGAAGCGGATTGGATTATTGACATCGGACCTTATGCAGGTTCCAAAGGTGGCAAATTATTATTTGAAGGTCTTCCTAATAAATTACTTGAAGTCGACCAATCTGTAACCGCGCAACATTTGCGTCGTTATCTCGCTGATTAA
- a CDS encoding prephenate dehydratase has translation MNLYYLGPRGTFSYLASQKYLGDETADYIPKTNLYEVVQSVQDHPGSIGIVPIENSIEGTINIIADGLANQNIYALDEIHLNIQFALYGLKDTDLSQLDTVYSIAPAISQTSQFIKTHQFKIGYADSTVQSLDHIDEHTGAIAPLGMTESDNHTYMPLAENIEDFPHNVTRFLVIGSQLELSETATDTMLLITPKEDRAGLLATILNTFAIFNINLSWIESRPLKTQLGMYHFFVQADTSLNDELNKVIKILETLDHQVKLIGSFNKKA, from the coding sequence ATGAATTTATATTACTTAGGTCCAAGAGGCACATTTTCATACCTTGCTTCACAAAAATATTTAGGTGATGAAACAGCAGATTATATACCCAAAACCAACCTATACGAAGTGGTGCAATCTGTTCAAGATCATCCAGGCAGTATTGGTATAGTCCCTATCGAAAATTCAATCGAAGGCACTATTAATATCATCGCCGATGGACTTGCCAATCAAAACATTTATGCCTTAGATGAAATCCATTTAAATATTCAATTTGCACTATATGGATTAAAAGATACAGATTTAAGCCAATTAGATACCGTCTATTCCATCGCACCAGCAATCAGCCAAACAAGCCAATTTATAAAAACGCATCAATTTAAAATCGGCTATGCAGACAGTACTGTACAAAGCTTAGATCATATTGATGAACACACAGGTGCTATTGCACCATTAGGTATGACCGAAAGCGACAACCATACCTACATGCCTTTAGCAGAAAATATCGAAGATTTTCCGCATAATGTCACACGCTTTTTAGTAATTGGAAGCCAATTAGAACTGTCAGAAACAGCGACAGATACTATGTTATTGATTACACCTAAAGAAGATCGTGCAGGTTTATTAGCAACTATCTTAAATACCTTTGCTATTTTCAATATTAATTTGTCTTGGATTGAATCACGACCATTAAAAACACAGCTTGGCATGTATCACTTTTTCGTACAAGCAGACACATCCTTAAATGATGAGTTGAATAAAGTGATAAAAATCTTAGAAACCCTTGATCATCAAGTTAAACTTATTGGTTCTTTCAATAAAAAAGCATAA
- a CDS encoding nitric oxide synthase oxygenase — translation MLLEKATEFINTMYDELDYSQEEKTKRLNEIENEINESGTYRHTTEELTYGARMAWRNSNRCIGRLFWETLIVQDARDVESNEAFIDAINTHLKEATNGGKIKSYITVFSQDNPPTIYNNQLIRYAGYEDKGDPAEKEITQLAEHLGWQGEGTDFDVLPLIYKLPHENQMRMYELPSELVLEVPIEHRNYPRLKELGIKWYAVPIISNMDLKIGGITYGTVPFNGWYMVNEIAVRNFTDSYRYNLIEKVADAFEFDTLKNTSFNKDRIVVELNDAVYHSFKKNGVSIVDHLTAAKQFEHFERNEEHAHRKVTGKWSWLVPSLSPTLVPNYHHGYSNEMREPNFFYKKKAEKQGCPFH, via the coding sequence ATGTTATTAGAAAAAGCGACAGAATTTATTAACACGATGTATGACGAATTAGACTATTCTCAAGAAGAAAAAACGAAGCGATTAAACGAAATTGAAAATGAAATAAACGAAAGCGGGACATATCGACATACGACAGAGGAATTAACTTATGGTGCACGCATGGCGTGGCGAAATTCTAACAGATGTATTGGAAGATTATTCTGGGAAACACTTATCGTTCAAGATGCAAGGGATGTTGAATCAAATGAAGCATTTATCGATGCTATCAACACCCATTTAAAAGAAGCTACAAATGGCGGAAAAATTAAATCTTATATTACTGTGTTTTCTCAAGACAATCCGCCTACAATCTATAATAACCAATTAATCCGCTATGCAGGATATGAAGATAAAGGCGATCCTGCTGAAAAAGAAATTACACAGCTCGCTGAGCATTTAGGATGGCAAGGAGAAGGTACAGACTTCGATGTACTTCCGCTCATCTACAAACTGCCTCATGAAAATCAAATGCGTATGTATGAACTACCTTCAGAATTAGTACTTGAGGTCCCTATTGAACATCGCAACTATCCTAGATTAAAAGAATTAGGAATTAAGTGGTATGCAGTTCCTATTATTTCTAATATGGACCTTAAAATCGGAGGTATCACTTATGGTACCGTTCCTTTTAACGGCTGGTACATGGTTAATGAGATCGCTGTGCGTAATTTCACTGATAGTTATCGCTATAATTTAATAGAAAAGGTTGCAGATGCGTTCGAATTTGATACACTTAAAAATACTTCATTTAATAAAGATCGTATCGTCGTTGAATTGAACGATGCTGTATATCATTCATTTAAAAAGAACGGCGTTTCAATAGTTGATCATTTAACCGCTGCTAAGCAGTTTGAACACTTTGAACGCAATGAAGAACATGCACATCGAAAAGTGACAGGAAAATGGTCATGGTTAGTCCCATCACTTTCGCCTACTTTGGTTCCGAATTATCACCATGGATATTCAAACGAAATGAGAGAACCAAACTTTTTCTATAAAAAGAAAGCTGAAAAACAAGGGTGCCCTTTTCACTGA
- a CDS encoding nicotinate phosphoribosyltransferase, translated as MYQYKDDSLMLHNDLYQINMAESYWYDNVHERKAVFDLYFRKMPFDSGYAVFNGLRRVIQFIEKFHFTESDIEYLRSIGYKEDFLDYLKDLRFTGSIRAMEEGEVCFNNEPLLRVEAPLIQAQLIETILLNVVNFHTLISTKASRIKQVAPNDTLMEFGTRRAQEEDAALWGARAAIIGGFDSTSNVRAGKLFGIPVSGTHAHAFVQTYGDEYIAFKKYAERHKDCVFLVDTFHTLKSGVPSAIQVAKELGDKINFIGIRLDSGDIAYLSKKARQMLDDAGFTDAKIIASNDLDEQTIMSLKAQGAKVDSWGIGTKLITGNDQPALGAVYKLVAVEDENGEYQDRIKLSNNAEKVTTPGKKNVYRIINKKTGKAEGDYITLAYENPDDEKPLKLFHPVHTYKSKTVKSFDAIDLHKDIYKDGKLVYDLPDEKTAQKFLESNLSHLWEENKRFLNPQEYPVDLSQACWDNKQQKIFEVAENVKEMEERHE; from the coding sequence ATGTATCAATACAAAGATGATAGCTTAATGCTTCATAATGATTTATACCAAATAAACATGGCTGAAAGTTATTGGTATGATAATGTTCACGAAAGAAAGGCAGTCTTTGATTTATATTTCCGTAAAATGCCTTTTGATAGTGGGTATGCTGTATTTAATGGATTGCGCAGAGTGATTCAATTCATTGAAAAATTTCATTTTACAGAATCAGATATTGAATATTTAAGATCAATTGGATATAAAGAAGATTTTTTAGATTATTTAAAAGATTTGCGCTTTACGGGCAGTATCAGAGCGATGGAAGAAGGAGAGGTCTGCTTCAATAATGAACCGCTTCTAAGAGTAGAAGCACCGCTTATTCAAGCACAATTAATTGAAACAATTCTCTTAAACGTGGTGAACTTCCATACTTTAATTTCAACGAAAGCAAGCCGTATTAAACAAGTTGCACCTAACGATACATTAATGGAATTCGGAACACGCCGTGCCCAAGAAGAAGATGCGGCACTTTGGGGTGCCAGAGCGGCTATTATCGGCGGCTTTGACTCAACAAGTAATGTACGTGCAGGCAAGTTGTTCGGTATTCCTGTTTCAGGTACACATGCTCATGCTTTTGTTCAAACTTATGGCGATGAATATATTGCATTTAAAAAATACGCAGAGCGTCATAAAGATTGCGTCTTTTTAGTGGATACTTTCCATACATTAAAATCAGGCGTGCCTTCAGCAATTCAAGTAGCGAAAGAACTTGGAGATAAAATTAATTTTATCGGCATTCGCTTAGACTCTGGCGATATTGCTTATCTTTCTAAAAAAGCACGTCAAATGCTTGATGACGCTGGATTTACAGATGCCAAAATTATTGCTTCTAATGACTTGGACGAACAAACAATCATGAGCTTGAAAGCTCAAGGTGCTAAAGTGGATTCATGGGGCATCGGTACGAAATTAATTACAGGAAATGACCAACCTGCATTAGGCGCAGTATATAAATTAGTGGCCGTTGAAGATGAAAATGGTGAGTATCAAGACCGCATCAAATTATCAAACAATGCTGAAAAGGTAACAACGCCTGGTAAGAAAAATGTATATCGTATTATTAATAAGAAAACAGGCAAAGCTGAAGGGGATTACATTACTTTAGCATATGAAAATCCAGATGATGAAAAACCATTAAAATTATTCCATCCGGTTCATACTTATAAAAGTAAGACTGTTAAATCATTTGATGCAATTGATTTACACAAAGATATTTATAAAGATGGTAAATTGGTTTACGACCTTCCTGATGAAAAGACAGCACAAAAATTCTTGGAAAGTAATTTAAGTCATCTTTGGGAAGAGAATAAACGTTTCTTAAATCCGCAAGAATATCCAGTCGATTTAAGCCAAGCTTGCTGGGATAATAAACAGCAGAAAATTTTTGAGGTTGCAGAAAACGTCAAAGAAATGGAGGAACGACATGAGTGA
- the nadE gene encoding ammonia-dependent NAD(+) synthetase, with translation MSELRDIIVNEMKVKPEIDSETEVRSIIRFIKEYVQSHGFIKSLVLGISGGQDSTLAGRLAEIAVRELRSEGRECHFIAVKLPYGIQKDADEVEDALNFIEPDQTVTVNIKPAVDQGVKALEEAGFHLTDFQRGNEKARERMKVQFAIAANTSGIVIGTDHSAENITGFFTKYGDGAADIAPLFGLDKRQGRQLLEYLGAPKHLYEKVPTADLEDDKPQLPDEDALGVTYQAIDDYLEGRPVSEADQKVIEKHYLRNAHKRELAYTRYTWPKTESDKEKE, from the coding sequence ATGAGTGAATTGCGCGACATCATTGTAAATGAAATGAAGGTAAAACCTGAAATCGATAGTGAAACAGAGGTTCGCAGTATTATTCGATTTATCAAAGAATATGTACAATCACATGGCTTTATTAAATCGCTTGTTTTAGGTATTTCAGGAGGACAAGATTCTACATTGGCAGGACGTTTGGCAGAAATTGCAGTACGTGAACTGCGTTCAGAAGGCAGAGAGTGTCATTTCATCGCAGTTAAACTGCCTTATGGTATTCAAAAAGATGCAGATGAAGTAGAAGATGCATTGAACTTTATTGAACCTGACCAGACTGTCACAGTTAATATCAAACCCGCTGTCGACCAAGGTGTTAAAGCATTGGAAGAAGCAGGATTTCATTTAACGGATTTTCAAAGAGGCAATGAAAAGGCGCGAGAACGCATGAAAGTTCAATTTGCAATTGCTGCGAATACTAGCGGAATTGTTATCGGCACAGATCATTCAGCTGAAAACATTACAGGCTTCTTTACAAAATATGGGGATGGTGCAGCAGATATTGCACCGTTATTTGGTTTAGATAAACGTCAAGGCAGACAATTATTAGAATATCTTGGTGCACCGAAACATTTATATGAAAAAGTACCGACTGCAGATTTAGAAGATGACAAACCTCAGTTGCCTGATGAAGATGCATTAGGTGTGACTTATCAAGCTATTGATGATTATTTAGAAGGACGTCCTGTTTCTGAAGCGGATCAAAAAGTGATAGAAAAACATTATTTACGCAATGCGCATAAAAGAGAGCTTGCTTATACACGTTATACTTGGCCGAAAACTGAATCTGATAAAGAAAAAGAGTGA